CCATGGGCTGTCAGACACCAAGCTAACAGCTTTTTACTCCCAGTTACCTTCCCTGCCTCTCTGGAGCTGCACCTGTGCTCCAAGGGTAAGCCTATAAATTACAGATCACAGCATTCCTCTCACTAGTCCCAGAATCAGTCCTTGTTTTCCTGTGACAAAACTTCAGGGTTTTTAAACTACAACTCAGGTAAGAACCTTAAGGCAAAGATAGATCTTCTTCAATTCCAGAACCTAAAGTTATGCACTTGGAATTCTATCATATCAATGCTGAAGAGGACTCCAGCAGGTTATCATCTCATTTGCCAAGGTGAATATGGGACAATTCTCTTACCCACAGATCAAAACAAGGTATTTTTCTACACATAGTAAGACACTCTGCTAAACAAATCTAAGCCCCGCTTCTCACATAGCCTCACCTTGTCTGCAGCTCGCAATTTCAGCCTCCTTCAGGTAGGAGAGGCAGATGAGGATGGCCTTGCTAATgtacagctgctgctcagctggagagtgtttcacagcactgctgctgctccaggtctccaacagctcctgcagcacctaCACCAGAGAACTCAGGTTGGCCTGAAATGGATCTTTTCAATACAGAGGTAATTTCTGAAGTGTATTTTTACTCTCCCtacaaagaggggaaaaaaaatacaaattttgtatttcagggCCCAAAATGTACTGTGTTTGACCACCCAAGAACTGCACTTTCATTTAAGATATTGTTAAAtataatgggtttttttaatttaaaagtgatGTTTATTTCTCCTTAATAAATACTATATGCAAAGcaatatgtatttttatcaaAAACCAGTAAGATATTATAAGGTTTTATCTATGTTTAGTCCAATTTTAGATAACTATAAGTTCTTCCAGATAATTTTAGAACATGtaaacagtggggaaaaaaattgacaaAATGGTAGGGATTTCCAGATATACAGATTTCATAAAAGTTTCACCACACTGCTGACTTGGAGAGGCAGAATATCTGCCATCCCCACTGAGGAAAATGTGTATGAGAGAGATTCTGAAACATCAACCATTTGGTAAACAGACAACTGTCTACCAATTTGATCCCTTGTTGCCATGTGCCCAGCCACATAAACTGGGTTACTGAGGAAGCTGAGAAGGACAGAGGACATGGGACATCTGTCAGAACCCAAGCCTCACTAGTTTTGCTACTTGGAAGACAATTTAccaattaaatatgaaaaattaatggCAACAGTACAGAAAGCTTTGATTCATTTACCACAGCTCACTTGTGATACAGCTGGGCTTCCCTCACTCTCATGAACAGCAAGCAGAAAGTCTGAGAGAAGAACCAAAATTCTGTACccccagacacacacagagcagaatgTTCCCCATCAGACACCTCATCAGCAATTCAGTAAACCTTACTCTGAGTAACAAGGTGCGCCGGACGCTGTCCAGGGACAGGTAGCCAAGGAGGTTCTGCAGCACTGCCGTCTGCAAGGAAAACCATAACTCCTGCTTCAACTGCTCATAAAGCTGTCATCCAGCAATGACAAAGGTCTGGTTTTATTTGCTACATTAAACTTCATTCTAAGGGACTGGTTGACAACAGTCAGAGACAGAAAagtaaatgaattttaaaaaacaagcaagcGCACATATGCAGTTGCTGATGAAATACATGGAAAACCATGACAGGAATACAGTACTGTGTTTTACCAACAGAACCAGCACAGTCCCAGGCAAACATAGAACTCATGAAGTCTAAAGAACATCTCTCACAACAGCATCACAAACCACAGTACAGTTCCTAACATCCCATGACAAACTGAGGtgcacaggaaaaaacccaacaatatTTGTCTCATATCTTTAATCTAATTTTTATCCCTGAGGGTCGATCCTGGATGTTTCAATCTCTTCTTTCAgattctaaaataatttaatgccTTCAGCTCCCCAGAATTCTGAAACTTTGTGCAAATAATCACTTGGTTCCAGAGGAGTACAGTAATTTCGCTAATCACCATTAACCCAGAAGAGCACATGAATCCCATGATTTCAAAGCTACTGTTCACCACTCCCACTCTGTTACAGCTGCACAAATGTGGGGAGACTGAGGATTCATTTTGGAATGAAGAGTCTCAGACAGAGTAAGAGCACAGCTAAAAATTGGCACCAGGGAAAACCTACTACACTGCTGTTCCCCACAGAGTCCTCACCGTGTGGCCATATTGCAAGAGCAGCATCTTCTGTGCCACCACAAACTGAGCCTTCTTGTTCTTCACAACCAGGTTACCCAGCAATCTGGACAAGACATCTGCCCTAACAAGACAACAATAAAACAGCAGGAATCCATGTTATTGCTATCATGCTGCTCCTAATCATAAGAAAATCTGAGAGCAGTTATTTGCAACTAAGTCTCTAGAATACTTCTAAACTCAGATAGTGAGCCAGTAATGGCAAAGAatgctttcatttgtttttcttgtttttccacTGCATGTCATGATGTAGATACTTAAGAAATGGTGTAGGTTCTCCCTAAGAGGCAACAATCAACTACTTTATCCCTTGAGTCTTTTAGGAAATGACAGTATAAAAAACCACCTACACAAACACAGCACATTTCAGAGACCAATTCTGCAAGTATTTGTGACAAttcctgcctttgctgtgaATCAGGGAAAAAGCAGAGTTCTTACCCAGGTGCTCTCTGCACAAAACCAAGGACCACTGCTTCCATCCAGCGGTCTGGCACACATTCCACCAACTGCCAGCATATCCTCTGCCAGATGCAGTCTGACTTGGTGAGGTCTGTCAGGCGGGGCACCAAAACTCCCAGAATTTCCTCTGAAGCACAAGAGAAAACAGTAAATATCCTAGATGGGCAGGACTGGTACAATGGCATTTGAGACTAACCTGAGAATTTCAAGATCTTCACAacgtgaaaaaaaaatacaatgtaCAGTTTGAAGTTCTAAATTTTTCCTGAAGTAGAAATACTactagaatcatggaatcatttaggctggaaaagctctcttaagaccattgagtccaaacataacccagcactgccaaggccaacactaaaccatgtccccaaatgccacattcacatggcttttaaatccctccatGAATTTAGTGACTCCACCACTAcactgggcagcctgttccaatgcctgaccatgCTTTCCGCAAAGAAGTTTTCTttaatatctcatctaaatctTGCTGGCACAGTCTGtggccatttcttcttgtcctgtctcttGTTCTCTAGtagagcctgacccccacctgtcagcaccctcctgtcagggagctgtggagtgAGAAGGTCCCCTCTAAGACTTCTTTTCTCCACGCTGagcctccccagctgctcctcctcagacTTATGCTTCagatccttccccagctctgttgctcCTCTTTGTTCATGTTCAAACAAGAAATGGAGAACTGACTGGTAAGAACCACCCTAAGCAGCCTAAGGAACTGCCCAGAATTCCTCATCCCAGTAAAGAGCCAGAaaatcttccttcttcttcttcccaaGTTAGCTACTGCACTCAGTAGCTTCGAAGTTCTAAGCAATGCCAGACCAACAGCTGCTCCCACAAGATATATCCAGCAGACATAGCTGAGCAGCCTCAGAGAGCAGCCTGCGCAGCTCAACTCGGAACAGCTCCAAAATAAATCATTGGTCTCCCATTCCTTCAGTTGATCATCACAGTCATCCTCCCATGCTAATGCACTAAAACactttccccctccccaaaagaGCCTAGTAAAACACTCACTTTGCCATCCATGAACGCACACCTTCCCCAGGACATGAGAAACAAAAGAGATGGAGCAGTCCAAACCACCTGGGATAAAACAGACGTGAACTTAAGTAAGCATGGCACCAGCATCCTCCAAACCACCTTCAGGAGGAGGCGCAGAGACTTCCACAAGTGCTGAATTCTGAAAAcacatttactttttctcttcaagcaccatctcttcctccctccattACCTGCCTTCAGGCATAAACCAGCGTTCAGTATTAGTTACAGTGACAGGCAGAAGGCTACAGCAACTCAGTCACACTTTAACGTAATGCCATGGGTAGCAAAGCCACTGGTTGATTCAGCACCACTCATATCTCCCAAACAATTCCTTCAGCACACACCAAGTGACCACAACCAGGCTTTAGCAACAGATGATGCTGTCTAATTGCTTGGAAGATTGAGGCTTTCGGTGGACTCCAAAAGCCCTCAGTTATCATCTGTATTTCAAGCAGCCGCCATGGGGTCCATGCTCAAAACACTTCTTCAGAAAACACGACCTTACAAGTACAGTCATCCTTGCAGCCTTACCCCGCAGAGAGTCAGAGATCTTCTCTAGCACCTGGAGAACTGCATCACCCAGGAGAGGGAAGTAGTTCTGTGGGAAGAACACTGGTGGGTTTTTCCCCTGGAGTTTATTGCTCACATGCTCGGGCAAACAGACGATCTTGTTGAGAAGTGCACCCTGCAGTTCTAGGCAGCCTGCCTGTGCCTGCGGCTGACAGACCTCCCACAGTAATGCTGACACCCggccctgctgcaggaactgCTCCAGGACCACAACTGCCTCCCTCGGGTCAAGGCcagagctggaagaaaataacTGTAAGTTCCTGCCTCTTTTAAATGGTAAAAATAAGATTTACATGCTACTGCTTTTCTATTGTGGTATCACTACTGAAATGCCTCTGCCCTGTTacactggattaaaaaaaaaaaaaaaacaaacgcTAAAAAGTATCTTTTTATCTGTAGCTTCCTTGGCTCCAAACATTCAGGACCTTGAACAATCACGACTGATACAGCTCTGTGTCTGCGGGACGCACAGCATCGTGTGAGGACTGAAGGCACGCAGGGCGGGGCAAGGCTAGCCCGCGCTCACACAGATCTCCGTCCCGCTGCGCACTTGAGCCCAGCTGAAAGGCACCCCCCGATATCCCTGCTGCGCGCCGAGACCAGCCCTGGGGATCCCCGCCCGCCTGCCTCGGGGAGCTGGACTGACCCCGCAGAGCCAAGGGCCTCCAGCAAGACGCAGAGGACAAGGCCGGGCGGCCCCTCCAGGAAACAGCGCTGCCACAGGCCCTCGGGCCGCGCCGCGCCAGGTGCCGAGGCCAGCCTGCGCAGGAAGGCGCCGAACAGCGCCCGCTCCCGCTCCCCGAGGGCGGCTGGGCCGCCCGCTGCCGCCAGAGCGGCGCGTACCGCgcccagcgccgccgccaacccctccccagcccggcccagaGTCGCCACGGCCTCCCGCAGGACGGACTCCAGCCCCGCATCGAGAGCGAGTCCCGGCCCCGGTGGCGCCGCTGCCACCGCCATCGCGCCGAGGGGAGCGCGCTGCAGCCCCGCTTCCGCCTGCCCTGCGCGCCAGCCAGTGAGCGGCGGCAGCCAATGAGCGGCGGCAGCCAATGAGCGGCGGCACCCCACGGAAAGGGGACGAGCACCGCGCCTGGAGCGGGGCCCGCGGCCCCACCCCGCGCACCGCaaggcagcacagcccttcTCAACCCTATTGCTTTATTCAGTAACTGCTTGTCCTACACAAGTACAAACACAACATGGCCCAAAAGGATACAAAGTTatacaaaacaagcaaaacaaacaaacaaaaaaatctatataGTATTGACTGTACAACAGGTGGTAAATTCTTTGCCTTTCCCTGTGTGAACCCGTTATTCTAGCCAGCATCATAGCTTCAAGCCTCCCTCTCTGCTTTGCAGTTTCCAAGGGGTTGGTACTCAGTCACTCGTTTGGTATTTGTAAAAGCACTCACACTGTTTCACTGTGGGCTGAGTAGGAAGTTTTTACCAACACCCTCAACGAAAAAGTGAAAGATATCACTTATGGGGGCAGCTACAGAACACTTCTTAGGCTTTCCAGCTTCTTCTCTATAGTGTCATGTTCACTGGGCTGGACCATTGTTTCTGTGGTGATTGCCTGGTGTAAGCCAGAACTGGAATAAAGCAACAATTCTGTATTGAATTAAGTCTCAGGCAGGTCTGGCCTCCAGCTGCCCTGATAAAATCCTGTGCTGGCACCTGGAGATCAAGGTATGTGGCTCACTGTCTTACTGGGGTTCTGAACTAGCTCAAGATTTACATGCTGGTCTGTACAGCGTGCTAAACGTTTACAATcaccaagcagcagctgctaaCTGGAGAAAAGAGAGGCTGAAGCATCTTTCCCTCCCTCTATCtggaaaagatgtttttgcagcctttaaaatcaaagccattttaaaataatttcaattcaATGCCAGGAATCCAGAAGCCTCACAGTAAAGGTTACTGGCCAGGAACTGGTGTTCTCCCCTCTTACACTGCCTTCACTGCCAGGATTATCTCTCACTCCTCCTCACCCAGattcattataaaaaaaagGTACAATATTCCATCTGATGGGATTTaagttaaaaagtaaaaagctgTCCAGTCCTTTTGCTTTATCTTGAGGAGTTTGAGCTGGAGCGGCTGCGATGGCGCCTTCGCCCGGGAGACCTGGATCGGGAGCGCCGGCGAACAGGAGACCTGCGCCGAGGAGAGCGGGacctggcagggaaggaggagaaagttTCCATTAGGAGACAAGCAACAGGTTCAAGTAATTGGTCAGCTCAGCTaccaagtttttaaaaacacttccCTGCCTCATGCCAAAATCCCTCACACACCATGGGAAAGAGCTTGAGCAAAACAGTCCTGCTGTGTCCATAGAGGACACAGCAGGACCATTCTGGCTATCCTCTCTCTGcttaaggaaacagaaaaaatgattAATACCTGAACAACAGACAGAAACTTATCTTCTTCCTCAAGGAAAATGAGCTCAGATCCTAGGTAAGATCCTCCTTCACCTGAAGTCATCTTTGACTCCTGAAGGAGTGATATTCAGGGGAAGGATTTAACCAAATCCTTTCAAATTACAAGGAAGCTCCTTAGAGGAAGCTTACTCCAGAAGTAGTTTAGCTTCAAGCTTCTCAGTACTACAACCAACAGTCAGTCATATCAGTATACCTACTGCTATGACACAGAGGTTCCAGGCACAGAATACTAGCAGAGCTAACAGGACAGTAAAAGTTGGAGTAGGAAAGATAACAAAGGAGGAAAGAATGGCAAACCTGCATCTGTGAGATCTCAGCAAAAGGTGTGTTTAAAGGAGCACCAAAAAGCCTCCTAGATCTTATGCCACAGTAATTACTGCTCATTTTTAAACCTGTGGCTGAAAGCTATTTAGCAATCAAGTTATTACTGACAAGTAAGACATTTTGAAGATATGTTAACACTGAAGACTCAGAACTTACCTGAGCACAATCAGGCAGCTCCAAGTTGCACAACTATCAGATCACACCTTGGGGCCAGTGTACTCCACTCACCTGACACAGGACTGCTTTTTGGTCATGTGCCCATTCAGAAATAAGGGAGGGAGGTACAAGgacttccaaaaaaaaagaagctggcATAACCTGCCACAAGTGTTCTGTCAGCCAAAGTCTGTTCCCACTTCACCTTGAAGCCTTTATGCAGAAGGCACTCCAGGGAACAGGCTGGGAAGGATGAGACCTTTCCCAGAGACTGTGCTCAGGGTGCAGACCAGAGCAGGCACCCTGGAGCTAATGAGTTAGGAACTGCAGCCCAGGTTCAACCAATGTCCAAAATGTGTTACTGTCACTTGGCAAGGGAAAGTGAAGTCCAAGAGGACTGTCCCCATGCCAAGTCTTTCAGCGATGATGAGTTGctactgagaaagaaaagcattgtCCCAGCTCTCACCTCCTCCTCATGCGAGGGGGGGACCTGCGCCACATCGGCGGTGGTGGCAGCATCCTCCTGGGGGGGCTGAAGCGTCTCGGGGGTGGTCGAGGCCgtggtgccagcacagctgtggccGTGATCTCCTGACCGTCAATCTGGCCTTTTTAGGGCATCACAGAAACAGGGAGAAGTAAGTATTGTTCAATACTAACATATACACATCATTCTACTGCAACTCACTGCTTTGTCACAAGGAACTGAAGTGGGATCAGCCCACAGAGCTCCACACCCTGCTCAGGGGCTATTCTGACAAAGTCCACACACTAACTAGACTTCTTTATCTAATCCCATCAAACTGCAGTTCAGATGTAAACCTGGAAAAGTTTTCgtaaaagtttaaaattatattttcactgttttgaaAAAATGATTAGTTTTAATAGTTCTGTGATTCCTTGGATTTGTCCTGAACCTCACAAAAGCCATTTGGGCTGAAAACTGACAATACTTTACATCCGTTCACCAAAGACATCCCTATCACCTCTAACTCATTTTCTGATCAAATCCATCTACTCTGAAGCTTTTGTAAAGCCCACAGGCTCCTTGCAGGTCAGTACCTACCTCCATCCATGTGTTTCAGGGCTTTCTCAGCATCATCTGGGTTTTCAAACTCCACATAAGCATAACCTTTGGAGAGGTGTGGGTTTAGCCTGTCAACTGGCATGTCAATCATTTTAATCTTTCCGTAAGTGGAAAAGATTTCCATGATGTGAtcctgcagagagagagagagcgagcCTTATGACCACAGAGCACACttgccagccagggctggctggcacagagcagtaAATCCACAGCACATCATTTTTTCAGCAGCCTAAACCTTTTACCCCTGAAGGCCTTTAAACCACATTCTAGCAAAGACAACTCAAGCCAACCCAGCTCTCTGTAGATCCTTTATCAAAGACTGCCCAATATCCTTTATGCCTCCAAGGTAATTTCAGCTGTTGTCCCAAATTCTATCGTTTTCTTCCTAAAGCAGGATATAAGGTCTGGAATACTGACAAAACAGGCAGACTTCTTATGCACTATAGTTTCTCAGAAGGCTTCACGGTATTTGACTCAGCAAAATCATATGAAGATTTTCCTCACTGATCAACCTGGACACAAAGAAACAATACCCAACAACAACACCATGGCAACTCTATAGTAACCAAGGTTTGGAGAGCTTTGAAAGAGCAACTCACACATTCTCACAGAAGAACATGAATGCTTGACTGCAAGGGAACATGCCATTAATACCTTTGTCACATTTCTAGTGAGCCTTCCAACATGCACTTTTGTGGGTCTGGGTGATGGGCTCCGCCTCTTCCGCTCCTTTTCATCTCTCTTGGGTGGTTTGGACCTGAtttgaagaacagaaaacatttaCTGTTTCAGGACAAAACCAAAGCCAGTCATTATCACATgattaaaaataccatttttattGAAGGGCATCTTTGTCCTGAAGAAGTTACAGTGTTGGGGTGGTGGTGAGGGTATTCCACTCAGAAACACCTCAGGACTTGCATTTGTCTTGTCTGCTTTTGCTTTAGAACCTATTGAAATTtgagaactttttttttgcaactttaCAACTTCACTGCAACTAGGGCGACAAACACAAAATTTGGCAAGGACTTCTATGAAGTTGTGGTCAGAGTTAAAGCATTTCCCAGTTGTAAACACAGAAACATTCTTTGTCTCAACAACTGAAGACGCAAAATAAGGCCATAAAGATCACATAAATACCACAACCAAGCAAATTAACAGATTCAATAATTTGTGTTTCTTGTGTATCTTCCATTCACTACAGAGGtccaaaaatgcaaacaaatctatttaaaattagCTGCATATCACAATGCctttgcagttaaaaaaaaaaaaaatctggaatgaAACTttaatctgtaaaaaaaaatcagtatgtAGAAAATTTAACTTTATG
The genomic region above belongs to Vidua chalybeata isolate OUT-0048 chromosome 16, bVidCha1 merged haplotype, whole genome shotgun sequence and contains:
- the RNPS1 gene encoding RNA-binding protein with serine-rich domain 1 isoform X2 is translated as MAPSPTKRKDRSEEKSKDRSKDKAATKELSEKDRGREKTRKRRSASSGSSSTRSRSSSTSSSGSSSSTGSSSGSSSSSASSRSGSSSTSRSSSSSSSSGSPSPSRRRHDNRRRSRSKSKPPKRDEKERKRRSPSPRPTKVHVGRLTRNVTKDHIMEIFSTYGKIKMIDMPVDRLNPHLSKGYAYVEFENPDDAEKALKHMDGGQIDGQEITATAVLAPRPRPPPRRFSPPRRMLPPPPMWRRSPPRMRRRSRSPRRRSPVRRRSRSRSPGRRRHRSRSSSNSSR
- the RNPS1 gene encoding RNA-binding protein with serine-rich domain 1 isoform X1, which produces MAARGAPSPTKRKDRSEEKSKDRSKDKAATKELSEKDRGREKTRKRRSASSGSSSTRSRSSSTSSSGSSSSTGSSSGSSSSSASSRSGSSSTSRSSSSSSSSGSPSPSRRRHDNRRRSRSKSKPPKRDEKERKRRSPSPRPTKVHVGRLTRNVTKDHIMEIFSTYGKIKMIDMPVDRLNPHLSKGYAYVEFENPDDAEKALKHMDGGQIDGQEITATAVLAPRPRPPPRRFSPPRRMLPPPPMWRRSPPRMRRRSRSPRRRSPVRRRSRSRSPGRRRHRSRSSSNSSR